From the Penicillium oxalicum strain HP7-1 chromosome V, whole genome shotgun sequence genome, one window contains:
- a CDS encoding putative mitochondrial phosphate carrier protein: MATQERKLPFGKIEPNSMKYFLSCGLGGIIACGPTHTAVTPLDLVKCRRQVDPKIYTSNISAWRSIFAKEGLRGVFFGWSPTFIGYSFQGAGKYGLYEYFKHLYGDTMFPETNRTLVFLGASASAEFFADMALCPLEAIKVRMQTTLPPYANNLREGWSRVVAKEGMASLYKGLYPLWARQIPYTMTKFATFEETVNQIYGYLGKPKESYGQLTQTGVSFLGGYIAGIFCAVVSHPADVMVSKLNADRKSGEGAMKAVSRIYGNIGFSGLWNGLPVRIVMLGTLTGFQWLIYDSFKVFLGLPTTGGH; this comes from the exons ATGGCGACTCAAGAACGGAAACTCCCCTTTGGGAAGATTGAACCCAATTCAATGAAATACTTCCTCAGCTGTGGTCTTGGTGGTATCATTG CTTGCG GACCGACACATACCGCTGTGACCCctcttgatcttgtcaaATGCCGCCGTCAGGTTGACCCCAAAATTTACACCTCCAACATCTCCGCATGGCGCTCCATATTTGCCAAAGAGGGCTTGCGCGGCGTCTTCTTCGGATGGTCGCCCACCTTCATCGGCTACTCATTCCAGGGTGCCGGAAAGTATGGTCTCTACGAATACTTCAAGCACCTCTACGGCGACACCATGTTCCCCGAGACCAACCGCACActcgtcttcctcggtgCATCAGCATCCGCTGAATTCTTCGCTGATATGGCTCTCTGCCCGCTCGAGGCGATCAAAGTCCGTATGCAGACCACTTTGCCGCCTTATGCGAATAACCTCCGGGAAGGATGGAGCCGCGTGGTTGCCAAGGAGGGTATGGCAAGTCTGTACAAGGGATTGTATCCATTGTGGGCACGCCAGATCCCCTACACCATGACTAAGTTCGCCACTTTCGAGGAAACCGTCAACCAGATCTATGGGTACCTGGGAAAGCCCAAGGAGAGCTACGGACAATTAACGCAGACTGGTGTGAGCTTCCTGGGTGGTTACATTGCCGGTATTTTCTGCGCCGTCGTCAGTCATCCGGCTGATGTCATGGTCAGCAAGTTGAACGCCGACCGAAAGT CTGGTGAGGGTGCCATGAAGGCGGTCTCGCGCATTTATGGCAACATCGGATTCTCCGGCCTCTGGAACGGACTTCCCGTGCGTATTGTTATGCTGGGTACCCTGACTGGCTTCCAGTGGTTGAT TTATGATTCTTTCAAGGTCTTCCTGGGCCTTCCCACCACTGGTGGACATTAG
- a CDS encoding Sad1-interacting factor 2, whose protein sequence is MSPAAEETPLLPQVNPESPKSTRPSRSVTFNPLTTISTYGGTTSSDPTFRPLQASSPPVQNINATGGPTRSGSQPMLSALNSKLRRRNSHGAPFTTPSPPASKIGPQRTTKNAQKLKLLPDPITAEEEENLDGDFPRDVYSQITRIKEPAARSHAARLGKADRDRIPRVTAYCTANSYRLEGVVKFLKSRAKTRGANPKLFDECVYSPFDYQYEEKQKGTTRFFSSAGGNGHHERRTSERRYSDSAVEVEDNTKSRREDLIDFREDAGHPGDANSERAVSTPQSDEPFDIDTTIHTPEVFLFDYGTVVIWGMTPAQESRFLSDISKFASSILSPDDTQIENFNFYYAREYQARIYNDFISLRDPRNHMIKLAISHALAQSVKTSLFEDLLSETIADTAPLPAQIAQTGSVNLTRKQINMQIGELFILRINIHLQGSVLDSPELFWAEPQLEPVYQAVRSYLEMDQRVSLLTERLDVIADLLAVLKDQLTHRHGEYLEWIGKSIGQQPDREKVETVQANVSGVVIVLIGAEILVAAINIVVDLYAGVD, encoded by the coding sequence ATGTCTCCGGCCGCAGAAGAAACGCCTTTACTGCCGCAAGTGAACCCGGAGTCGCCAAAGTCAACCAGGCCATCCCGGTCGGTGACGTTTAACCCACTGACGACAATCAGCACCTACGGCGGAACGACCTCCTCCGACCCGACCTTTCGCCCTCTGCAAGCAAGCTCTCCTCCGGTTCAGAATATCAATGCCACCGGAGGTCCGACGAGGTCGGGCAGTCAGCCTATGCTGTCGGCACTGAACAGTAAACTTCGACGTCGCAACAGCCATGGCGCTCCCTTCACCACGCCGTCTCCACCCGCTTCCAAGATCGGTCCGCAGCGAACGACGAAGAATGCGCAAAAGCTCAAGCTCCTTCCAGACCCAATCAccgccgaagaagaggagaacTTGGATGGTGACTTTCCGCGAGATGTGTACTCGCAAATAACCCGCATCAAGGAGCCTGCTGCTCGCAGCCATGCGGCTCGATTGGGCAAAGCCGACCGCGACCGCATCCCTCGGGTGACGGCATACTGTACCGCCAACTCCTACCGACTGGAGGGAGTGGTGAAATTTCTCAAGTCGCGCGCCAAAACGCGCGGAGCCAATCCGAAGCTGTTCGACGAATGTGTTTACTCCCCCTTCGACTACCAATACGAggagaagcaaaaaggcaCTACGCGGTTTTTCTCCAGCGCAGGGGGAAATGGTCACCATGAGCGACGAACCAGCGAGCGGAGGTACTCGGATAGCGCTGTGGAGGTGGAAGACAATACGAAATCGCGGAGAGAAGATCTCATTGACTTTCGCGAAGACGCCGGCCACCCGGGTGATGCCAATTCTGAGCGTGCCGTTTCAACTCCCCAGTCTGACGAGCCGTTTGATATTGACACCACCATCCACACCCCCGAGGTTTTCCTATTTGATTACGGTACGGTCGTCATCTGGGGTATGACACCGGCACAAGAATCACGATTCTTGTCTGACATATCGAAATTTGCATCCTCGATTTTGAGCCCCGATGACACCCAGATCGAGAATTTCAATTTCTACTACGCGCGTGAATACCAGGCCAGGATATACAATGACTTTATTTCTCTCCGGGATCCCCGGAACCACATGATCAAATTGGCCATTTCACATGCCTTGGCCCAATCCGTCAAGACCTCACTTTTCGAAGACCTCTTATCAGAAACCATCGCCGACACAGCCCCTCTACCGGCGCAAATTGCACAGACTGGTAGTGTCAACTTGACACGGAAACAGATCAACATGCAGATTGGTGAGCTGTTTATCCTGAGAATCAATATTCATTTGCAGGGCTCTGTCCTCGACAGCCCAGAGCTTTTCTGGGCGGAGCCGCAATTGGAGCCAGTCTATCAAGCAGTACGAAGCTACTTGGAAATGGATCAGCGGGTCAGCCTGTTGACAGAGCGGTTGGATGTCATTGCCGACCTTTTGGCGGTGCTCAAGGACCAACTGACCCATCGTCACGGAGAGTATCTTGAGTGGATTGGTAAGTCAATCGGGCAACAGCCGGATCGTGAAAAAGTGGAGACGGTGCAGGCTAACGTGTCGGGTGTAGTGATTGTTCTGATTGGTGCAGAAATCTTGGTTGCAGCCATCAATATTGTCGTCGACTTGTACGCTGGGGTGGATTGA
- a CDS encoding H(+)/Cl(-) exchange transporter 3, whose amino-acid sequence MSLMGRALSREDQTYETDSALSEQGSSNPRSQTQNEDADGFEPISFKRKQKKPSRFSLSGLLSNTAGGSSNVFSFHRTRDSSDGDSSPLQSQEPIGPNGDASMKDGGPRDWYVEGPGRRVGYDDFTAIDWIYEYTKERQRKRLLYSTGQGIVGYLRRFFEASNVWLVLIATGIAVGLLAGAIDITTDWLGDLKIGYCRSGSGGGKFYLNRSFCCWGLDDYSKCMDWTPWSSALTVSSSAGAYITAYIFYIGFSVAFALCACILVRKFAIYARHSGIPEIKTILGGTVIRHFMGPWTLVIKSLGLCLAVSSGLWLGKEGPLVHVACCCANIMMRPFDSLAGNEARKREILSAAAAAGISVAFGAPIGGVLFSLEQLSYYFPDKTMWQSFVCAMVAAVTLQAVNPFRTGKIVLYQVTYTRGWHRFEVIPFIILGIIGGLFGAFLIRVNTKITRWRRSRSASRPIVEVVVISLITALINFPNHFMRAQNSELVQALFAECTSETYDRFGLCVTGAGAFGVVTMLLLAAALAFLLASVTFGLDIPAGIILPSVAIGALYGRALGILVRMWQEAYPKIFLFARCEPDIPCVTPGLYAIIGAASALGGATRMTLSIVVIMFELTGALTYVIPIMIAVMLSKWCGDIFGKRGIYESWIQLNEYPFLDHRDDSTPPDVYARRVMTHFDDLAVITATGHTIGSLRTLVANTTYRGFPVITESSTPVLLGYIRRNELSFALNHSASPGNRNLADDTQVFFIHQPFADPIETLDLRPWMDQTPITLNSNISFLIVLRMFQRLGLRYVLFANKGVLQGLLTKKDVWSVLNGVEFRRQEALREEEFQDSREAEEVGLLQGQERSSLSDSVGQNSI is encoded by the exons ATGTCGTTGATGGGTCGAGCCCTGAGCCGTGAGGATCAGACTTACGAGACAGATTCAGCGCTTTCAGAGCAAGGATCGAGTAACCCGCGATCTCAAACTCAGAACGAAGACGCCGATGGGTTTGAGCC CATCTCCTTTAAGCGAAAACAGAAGAAGCCATCTCGTTTCAGCCTGTCTGGTTTGCTCTCAAATACCGCTGGCGGTTCGAGCAAcgtcttctccttccatAGAACACGCGATTCGAGCGATGGAGACTCCTCGCCTTTACAGTCTCAAGAACCAATCGGCCCCAATGGAGATGCAAGTATGAAAGACGGTGGTCCTCGAGACTGGTACGTCGAAGGCCCTGGTCGGCGAGTTGGCTATGACGATTTTACTGCTATCGATTGGATATACGAGTACACGAAGGAACGCCAACGGAAACGACTACTATACTCAACTGGCCAGGGCATTGTGGGGTATCTGAGACGATTCTTCGAAGCGAGCAATGTTTGGCTTGTCTTGATTGCGACCGGGATCGCAGTCGGGCTTCTTGCGGGGGCGATTGACATCACGACGGATTGGTTGGGGGATCTCAAGATTGGGTACTGTCGAAGTGGCAGTGGAGGTGGGAAATTCTACTTGAACAGAAGTTTCTGTTGTTGGGGCTTAGATG ACTACTCCAAATGTATGGACTGGACGCCGTGGAGTTCAGCGCTGACCGTTTCTTCGAGTGCGGGCGCGTACATTACTGCGTACATCTTCTATATCGGTTTCTCA GTCGCTTTTGCCCTATGTGCATGTATCTTGGTCCGCAAATTTGCGATCTATGCCCGGCACAGCGGCATTCCAGAGATCAAAACTATCCTTGGAGGAACGGTGATCCGCCACTTCATGGGCCCATGGACGCTGGTGATCAAGTCTCTCGGGCTA TGCTTGGCGGTTTCGTCCGGTCTTTGGCTCGGGAAAGAGGGTCCACTAGTACATGTTGCATGTTGTTGTGCCAACATCATGATGCGGCCATTTGACAGTCTCGCTGGAAATGAAGCAAGAAAACGCGAGATCCTctctgctgcggctgcggcgGGGATTTCTGTTGCCTTTGGTGCTCCCATAGGTGGTGTTCTCTTCAGCCTCGAG CAATTGTCTTATTACTTTCCGGACAAAACAATGTGGCAAAGCTTTGTTTGTGCTATGGTGGCTGCGGTTACTTTGCAAGCAGTCAACCCGTTTCGCACAGGAAAGATCGTCTTGTATCAAGTGACATACACTCGAGGCTGGCATCGCTTTGAAGTCATACCATTCATTATTCTTGGTATCATCGGCGGGCTTTTTGGCGCGTTCCTCATCCGGGTCAATACCAAGATCACCCGGTGGCGTCGATCCCGGTCTGCCTCGCGACCCATTGTAGAGGTTGTGGTCATATCCCTCATAACGGCTTTGATCAACTTTCCGAATCATTTCATGAGGGCTCAAAATTCGGAGCTGGTCCAGGCTCTTTTCGCAGAATGCACGAGCGAGACCTATGATCGCTTCGGACTCTGCGTCACTGGGGCAGGGGCTTTCGGTGTGGTTACTATGCTGCTCCTCGCTGCCGCTCTTGCTTTTCTGCTTGCTTCGGTCACTTTTGGTCTTGATATACCCGCTGGTATCATCTTACCTTCAGTGGCAATTGGTGCATTATACGGCCGCGCACTTGGAATACTCGTCCGAATGTGGCAAGAGGCCTATCCAAAGATCTTCTTATTCGCCCGATGTGAGCCCGACATACCCTGTGTGACTCCAGGTTTATATGCCATTATTGGTGCAGCATCTGCTCTAGGTGGTGCCACACGCATGACACTTTCAATTGTTGTTATCATGTTCGAATTGACTGGTGCCCTCACCTATGTCATTCCCATCATGATTGCCGTCATGTTGTCCAAATGGTGCGGCGATATCTTTGGAAAGCGTGGCATTTATGAATCTTGGATTCAACTGAATGAATATCCTTTCCTTGACCACCGTGACGACAGTACTCCACCAGACGTCTACGCACGGCGGGTGATGACTCATTTCGACGATTTGGCTGTGATCACCGCCACTGGGCACACGATAGGCTCGCTTCGCACTCTCGTGGCGAACACCACTTATCGTGGGTTCCCCGTCATCACTGAATCCTCCACTCCGGTCCTTCTTGGATATATCCGGCGGAACGAGCTTTCCTTTGCTTTGAATCACTCTGCCTCTCCTGGAAATCGAAATCTCGCAGATGACACGCAGGTGTTCTTCATTCATCAGCCGTTCGCAGACCCCATTGAAACTTTGGACCTTCGTCCCTGGATGGATCAGACCCCAATCACTCTCAACAGCAATATTAGCTTCCTGATCGTTCTACGCATGTTTCAGCGGCTGGGTTTGCGATACGTTCTTTTTGCCAACAAAGGGGTTCTACAGGGCCTGTTGACCAAGAAAGATGTCTGGTCTGTACTCAATGGGGTTGAATTTCGCCGTCAAGAAGCTCTGCGTGAGGAAGAATTCCAGGACAGCCGCGAGGCTGAGGAAGTTGGTCTGCTTCAGGGTCAGGAAAGAAGTAGTTTGAGTGACTCGGTGGGACAGAACTCAATATGA